A window of the Paenibacillus woosongensis genome harbors these coding sequences:
- a CDS encoding DUF2515 family protein translates to MKQNRLTQLLVNLPSAVRDAIRGKAEDIANSTKLRGDPLPLDWNEAAARTVSGEIEELLKRGAAYRNQDDEELTRTDRELAEDIQTATSRAGISNITRTAAYLECYEACPELHWAFLAHIVSRNAGWNMTDLRGSRVADMLSEEGKRATYRFLERSNALIFQDAYPQLLLYRKSRELGASQFHLLRYFSVSRFMRPFWERFWIDRGSALLTVGLIINEQNYIEQRVIRHPFYQRHVTEKSNFHLYSLSGLNQLIIPLREGTSVTRLAGRTVTDFGSLPARIALGKSLYAMLMGLGAVRSGAEAFARAVPHSGSRADYWPDIFTANKEEALTTPLQGSELLESETLPPGERLYSPKLLDAWGDTPYEPISREDWLKDTSALDGISAPQTPLLCDISREHRTGVLKTALAHDAAESIKAD, encoded by the coding sequence ATGAAGCAGAATCGTCTTACACAGCTGCTGGTGAACCTGCCTTCTGCGGTCAGAGATGCAATCCGCGGCAAAGCGGAGGACATCGCCAATTCCACCAAGCTCCGCGGGGACCCTCTCCCGCTGGATTGGAACGAAGCAGCCGCCCGCACCGTCTCCGGGGAGATCGAGGAACTCCTGAAGCGGGGGGCGGCTTACCGGAATCAGGACGACGAGGAACTAACCCGAACCGACCGGGAGTTGGCCGAGGATATTCAGACGGCTACGAGCCGCGCCGGAATCAGCAACATTACGCGCACCGCCGCATATCTGGAATGCTATGAGGCCTGCCCGGAGCTGCACTGGGCCTTTCTGGCCCACATCGTATCCCGGAACGCGGGCTGGAATATGACCGACCTCCGCGGGAGCCGGGTCGCCGATATGCTGAGCGAAGAAGGCAAGCGGGCCACTTACCGGTTTCTGGAGCGCAGCAATGCGCTTATTTTTCAAGATGCCTACCCGCAGCTGCTGCTGTACCGGAAAAGCCGCGAACTTGGCGCAAGCCAGTTCCATCTGCTGCGGTATTTCAGCGTATCGCGGTTCATGAGGCCTTTCTGGGAGCGCTTCTGGATTGACCGGGGCAGCGCGCTGCTGACCGTCGGCCTGATCATCAATGAGCAGAACTATATCGAGCAGCGGGTTATCCGTCACCCTTTCTACCAGCGGCATGTCACCGAGAAATCAAACTTCCATCTATATAGTTTGTCCGGCCTCAACCAGCTGATCATCCCGCTTCGCGAGGGGACGAGCGTGACCCGCCTGGCCGGCCGAACCGTCACCGACTTCGGCAGCCTCCCCGCCCGCATCGCGCTAGGCAAAAGCCTGTACGCGATGCTCATGGGCCTTGGCGCCGTGCGCAGCGGCGCCGAGGCCTTCGCGCGAGCGGTGCCGCACAGCGGCTCGCGCGCCGATTATTGGCCGGACATCTTCACGGCCAATAAAGAAGAAGCTCTGACCACACCCTTGCAGGGGTCAGAGCTTCTTGAGAGCGAGACGCTGCCGCCCGGCGAGCGTCTCTACAGCCCCAAGCTCCTGGATGCTTGGGGCGACACGCCCTATGAGCCAATATCCCGTGAGGATTGGCTCAAGGACACGAGCGCGCTGGACGGCATCAGCGCGCCTCAGACGCCGCTGCTCTGCGACATCAGCCGCGAGCACCGGACGGGCGTGCTGAAGACCGCGCTCGCCCATGATGCCGCCGAATCCATCAAGGCCGATTAG
- a CDS encoding methionine ABC transporter ATP-binding protein, producing the protein MIELKQLTKTYGNKKKATTALSGLNLTVKKGEIFGVIGHSGAGKSTLIRCINLLERPTEGEVWVGGVELTKLKRRELQQQRRKIGMIFQHFNLLSSATVYDNIAFPLKLMGVPKLQIAAKVNELLELVGLTQHQKKYPAQLSGGQKQRVGIARALASDPDVLLCDEATSALDPQTTDSILNLLLEINRKFHLTILLITHEMHVIQRICDRVAVIHQGGIVEEGPVTEVFLKPRHTVTREFISRELAGDEGFRQTSSVPLPAWARLVRITFLGAKTYESVLSQVVRETGVNFAILQGTISTIKDTPYGQLTVSFEGDNAKVDETLELLRQRDLDVEVIG; encoded by the coding sequence TTGATTGAACTCAAACAGCTCACTAAAACATACGGCAACAAAAAAAAAGCGACCACTGCTTTGTCCGGGCTGAACCTTACCGTGAAAAAGGGCGAAATATTTGGGGTCATCGGTCATTCCGGGGCCGGCAAAAGTACGCTCATCCGCTGCATTAATTTACTAGAGCGGCCGACGGAGGGCGAGGTTTGGGTAGGCGGCGTGGAGTTGACCAAGCTGAAGCGGAGAGAGCTTCAGCAGCAGCGCCGGAAAATCGGGATGATTTTTCAGCATTTCAATCTGCTGTCCTCGGCGACCGTATATGATAATATCGCATTTCCGCTGAAGCTGATGGGCGTTCCGAAATTGCAAATAGCCGCTAAAGTGAACGAGCTTCTGGAGCTCGTCGGCCTGACTCAGCATCAGAAAAAATATCCTGCACAGCTGTCCGGAGGCCAAAAGCAGCGGGTCGGCATCGCCCGGGCGCTCGCCAGCGACCCTGACGTGCTGCTCTGCGACGAAGCGACGTCAGCCCTGGATCCGCAGACGACGGATTCCATCCTGAATCTGCTGCTGGAGATTAACCGCAAATTTCATCTGACCATTCTGCTGATCACGCACGAGATGCATGTCATTCAGCGTATCTGCGACCGGGTTGCCGTCATTCATCAGGGCGGCATCGTTGAGGAGGGGCCGGTGACCGAAGTGTTCCTGAAGCCGCGGCATACGGTTACGCGCGAATTCATCAGCCGGGAGCTAGCCGGCGACGAAGGCTTTAGACAGACCTCCTCGGTTCCGCTGCCAGCATGGGCGCGATTGGTCAGAATCACGTTTCTGGGCGCCAAAACCTATGAATCCGTACTGTCTCAGGTCGTCCGGGAGACGGGGGTCAACTTCGCCATCCTGCAGGGCACGATTTCAACGATTAAGGATACGCCATACGGTCAGCTGACGGTATCCTTCGAAGGAGACAATGCCAAGGTAGATGAGACGCTGGAGCTGCTGCGGCAACGCGATCTTGATGTGGAGGTGATCGGGTAA
- a CDS encoding methionine ABC transporter permease, which yields MSNLDFSKVNWDEMRVATGDTLLMMGYATLFTFLIGLPLGILLYSFSRSNHWFIGLLYRVLSLIVNILRSVPFVILIVALIPLTRAIVGVSMGVQGTIPPLVIGAAPFFARLVETALREVDRGVIEASQAMGASPLQVIRKVLLPEALPGLIAGMTITAVTLVSYTAMSGMVGGGGLGDLAIRYGYYRYQMEVMIVSVVFMVILVQLLQMIGDRFVIYFTRK from the coding sequence ATGTCGAATTTGGATTTTTCCAAAGTGAACTGGGACGAGATGCGCGTCGCCACGGGCGATACGCTGCTCATGATGGGCTATGCGACCTTGTTTACCTTTCTGATCGGCCTGCCGCTCGGGATTCTGCTGTACAGCTTCTCGCGCTCGAACCATTGGTTTATCGGCCTGCTCTATAGAGTTCTGTCGCTGATCGTCAACATTCTCCGGTCGGTTCCATTCGTCATCCTGATCGTGGCGCTTATTCCGCTGACCCGGGCTATCGTTGGGGTATCGATGGGCGTACAGGGAACGATCCCGCCGCTGGTCATCGGAGCTGCTCCGTTCTTCGCACGTCTCGTTGAGACTGCGCTGCGTGAAGTCGACCGAGGCGTTATCGAAGCCTCCCAAGCGATGGGAGCCTCCCCGCTGCAGGTCATCCGCAAGGTGCTGCTGCCTGAGGCGCTTCCCGGCCTGATCGCCGGAATGACGATTACGGCGGTAACGCTCGTCTCCTACACGGCGATGTCCGGGATGGTCGGAGGCGGCGGACTTGGCGACCTGGCGATCCGGTACGGTTATTACCGCTACCAGATGGAGGTTATGATCGTATCGGTTGTCTTTATGGTCATTCTCGTGCAGCTGCTGCAAATGATTGGCGATCGTTTTGTCATTTATTTTACGCGGAAATAA
- a CDS encoding Cthe_2314 family HEPN domain-containing protein — protein MLRALLGEPPRRNEGILADTMEAMDKTIKLLRKEMELHQDPSHDFRKLEIWIFGLVSSLDELEQCKYAANYFRRKVTHDYLEDMPPAEKNDYARYVYFYKDGFIRVFSILDKLGTVLNELFDLKTSKVKAHFSYFTVLRQFRYLKVHPELANDLFAIKDRHKEAMSVLRRRRNTEIHYMNAEMQDDLWQRHQGLNNKLELEDLDKNLEDLEHGYRMVCETLHTVFVYTNQRWKKVKQIQRLDIK, from the coding sequence ATGCTGCGCGCACTGCTTGGCGAACCACCGAGACGGAATGAAGGAATATTGGCGGATACGATGGAAGCCATGGACAAGACAATCAAGCTGCTTCGAAAAGAAATGGAGCTGCATCAAGATCCCTCGCATGATTTTCGCAAGCTGGAAATATGGATTTTCGGCTTGGTTTCTTCCCTTGATGAGCTGGAGCAGTGCAAATATGCAGCTAATTATTTTCGGCGGAAGGTTACGCATGATTATTTGGAGGATATGCCTCCCGCTGAGAAGAATGATTATGCCCGGTACGTGTACTTCTACAAGGATGGGTTCATTCGCGTTTTCTCCATATTGGACAAGCTGGGAACGGTGCTGAACGAGCTGTTTGATCTGAAGACGTCCAAAGTGAAGGCGCATTTTTCCTATTTCACAGTGCTGCGTCAATTCAGGTATTTGAAGGTGCATCCGGAGCTGGCGAACGACCTGTTTGCTATTAAGGACAGGCACAAGGAAGCGATGAGCGTGCTGCGCCGCCGCCGCAATACCGAAATCCACTATATGAACGCGGAAATGCAGGATGACTTGTGGCAGCGGCATCAGGGGCTGAACAACAAGCTCGAGCTAGAAGACCTCGACAAGAATCTGGAAGATTTGGAGCATGGGTATAGGATGGTGTGCGAGACATTGCATACGGTATTTGTTTACACGAACCAAAGATGGAAAAAAGTTAAACAGATTCAGCGCCTAGATATAAAGTAA
- a CDS encoding thioredoxin family protein, whose protein sequence is MVQVKQVASAAEFNVSIQSSNLVVAVFKADWCGDCKFIDPFMPEVEEKYADRLTLIEVDVDKVGEVSQEQNILGIPSFVAYADGRELVRFVNKLRKSREEIEDFLNKALDVYHTLHDTPERKE, encoded by the coding sequence ATGGTCCAAGTGAAACAAGTGGCATCCGCCGCAGAATTCAACGTCAGCATTCAATCCAGCAATTTGGTCGTCGCCGTGTTCAAAGCGGACTGGTGCGGCGATTGCAAGTTTATCGATCCTTTCATGCCGGAGGTCGAGGAGAAGTATGCGGATCGCTTGACTCTCATCGAAGTCGACGTAGACAAAGTGGGTGAAGTCAGCCAGGAGCAGAACATTCTGGGCATTCCAAGCTTTGTGGCCTATGCCGATGGAAGAGAGCTGGTCAGATTCGTAAACAAGCTGCGGAAGTCGCGCGAAGAGATCGAGGATTTCCTGAACAAAGCGCTGGATGTATATCACACGCTTCATGATACGCCCGAAAGAAAAGAGTAG
- a CDS encoding COX15/CtaA family protein codes for MNTKQLKWIAYISCFVMFLATLGGSVVTKTESGLGCGNEWPLCHGKFVPAHTVASLIEYSHRAVSGAAGLLAVAAFVAFWRYRKNRKDLQTYALLALIFVMVQAFMGAMAVVYPTSSAVMALHFGFSLIAFASSIMLALGIREDEARQGRAPSAPAVRVSKAFRNLVWAATGYTYIVVYIGAYVSHTDSAGGCLGWPLCNGQLVPELTGGVAIAFIHRVAAALLMILIAIMGHIAYWKHPGNGEVRALGLTATILAVIQIFTGAGIVFTMNNYHVYLFTSLAHIVVLAALFGVLSYLCVRTWQMSRLHSEQAQGQKQETAIKPGQS; via the coding sequence TTGAACACGAAGCAACTGAAATGGATCGCTTATATTTCCTGTTTTGTTATGTTTTTGGCTACTTTGGGAGGAAGCGTTGTCACCAAGACGGAATCGGGCCTTGGCTGCGGCAACGAGTGGCCGCTCTGTCATGGGAAATTCGTTCCGGCCCACACGGTAGCCTCATTGATTGAGTACTCGCACCGGGCGGTCAGCGGGGCTGCCGGCCTGCTTGCCGTCGCGGCGTTCGTGGCCTTCTGGAGGTACCGCAAGAATCGCAAAGACCTGCAGACCTACGCGCTGCTGGCCCTAATATTTGTAATGGTTCAGGCTTTTATGGGCGCGATGGCCGTCGTTTATCCGACGTCGTCGGCGGTCATGGCGCTGCATTTCGGCTTTTCGCTGATCGCCTTTGCCAGCTCGATCATGCTGGCGCTTGGCATCCGCGAGGATGAAGCCAGGCAGGGACGGGCTCCTTCGGCTCCGGCCGTCCGGGTGTCCAAGGCCTTCCGCAACCTCGTATGGGCGGCGACAGGTTATACTTATATCGTCGTATACATTGGCGCATACGTGAGCCATACCGATTCCGCAGGCGGGTGTCTGGGATGGCCGCTTTGCAACGGTCAACTGGTTCCAGAACTGACGGGCGGCGTGGCGATTGCCTTTATCCACCGGGTGGCCGCTGCACTGCTGATGATCCTCATTGCGATCATGGGGCATATTGCCTACTGGAAGCATCCGGGCAACGGCGAGGTGCGTGCTTTGGGATTGACGGCGACGATTCTTGCAGTCATTCAGATATTTACCGGGGCAGGCATCGTCTTTACGATGAACAATTATCACGTTTATTTGTTTACGTCGCTAGCGCATATCGTCGTGTTGGCAGCCCTGTTCGGAGTGCTATCCTATTTATGCGTACGAACCTGGCAAATGAGCCGCCTGCATAGCGAGCAGGCGCAGGGACAGAAGCAGGAAACAGCGATCAAACCCGGCCAATCGTAA